The stretch of DNA ACGACTTCCAAAATCTTCATGTAACTGACTAGTCTTTTGAGTATTTCAAAACTCAGAATTGTTTATTGGACAAAACTAAGTTTGTATCAACAATCTTGAGTTGGTAATAGTCTGTAACTTTACATCCCCTAGCGACTATTAGAATTTAGCCTCATATTTTACAAGACTCGGTGGCTAGTAGCTTTTTGCCAAATAGTATTATACAAATACACATAGCAGTATTCTCTCAGTAGCATGGATGGATTTTGCTGTATTTTTTCTATTCCATATAGTGACTTAATCCTGGATAGACTTAATGACCTCATACATGAAGCAGCAGATGCTTTGTGATTCTGGTAATGTTGCCATGATAAAAATGGCTATCAATTGATTCTTATGCTTATGCTTATGGGATGGGTGGATCTATGGCTACATATAATCATCGAAATATCTAATTGTTTGTTTTCACCTTTTTCTTTTGCAGCTTTTTGCCTTTGATACTGCTAATAAGTTCTTGACCCCCAAATCTGGGGAGGAACAGAAGATCCCAGTCCCTCCTTCATTAGTGGCAGGGGCATTTGCTGGTGTCAGCTCAACACTGTGTACATACCCTCTGGAATTGATTAAGACACGATTAACTATACAGGTTAGTGCTGCCCCACAAGAAATATCTGGTTCCCTAAAACTGGTAGAGTGAGTGAGCTTTCTTACTGAAGTGCAAAACATGACAGACTATTATGGTTGTTTATTACTTCTGCAGAGAGGTGTGTATGACAACTTCCTTGATGCGTTCGTCAAAATCGTCCGTGATGAAGGGCCGACTGAGCTCTACAGAGGCTTAACTCCAAGTCTCATTGGGGTAGTGCCATATGCTGCAACCAACTACTTTGCCTACGACACCCTTAAGAAGGTTTACAAGAAGATGTTTAAGACGAACGAAATCGGAAATGTTCCAACCCTGCTCATCGGCTCCGCAGCAGGAGCTATATCGAGCACCGCTACATTCCCTCTCGAGGTCGCTCGCAAGCACATGCAAGTTGGAGCCGTTGGTGGTAGGAAGGTTTACAAGAACATGCTTCACGCTCTCTTGAGCATTCTTGAGGATGAAGGTGTTGGGGGACTTTACAGAGGACTGGGGCCGAGCTGCATGAAGTTGGTGCCTGCTGCTGGGATTTCTTTTATGTGCTATGAGGCTTGCAAGAAGATACTGATCGAAGAAGAGGATGAGTGAAGTGCAGATGCACGACCTCATTAGAGCTCAGTTTTGCGACATTCTGACAGCGGTCGTCTTTTGTTATTTCTTTGAGTCGACTGGTGCTGGAACTGGTTGAAAGTCACGACTGAGGTGCTGCTTGCAGCAGCAAAAATTCTTGATCCGTTTTGTTCAGTTTGATCAGATAAGTTTACCTCTGTGTTCCCAGATTTTCATATACTTGATGAGTAGAAAGCATGGCTTTCTAAAACAAATTGGAATGCCGTTGGCAATCATAATCCACAAGTGGATGGAATTTCACTTGGCTGCTATGTTCTTGATGTTTTAATCGTGCAGTTTAACTAAGCATGGTATCAAACTATTCTGATGTATATGTATGATCTCACAACAGTGCAGTGGTCAGTAACACCA from Panicum hallii strain FIL2 chromosome 3, PHallii_v3.1, whole genome shotgun sequence encodes:
- the LOC112884773 gene encoding adenine nucleotide transporter BT1, chloroplastic/mitochondrial-like; protein product: MSRKSGGSRLQCADTKDWGCCFLALPPVAPAGVDGDGGFNLSWTLHQSFHPPAGLFASVGQQVGVGFPGASSSAPSPETPRDQYMKYVSPEVVETPLPGEGVGLRDKGKKKVVKLNIKVGNHHLKRLISGAIAGAVSRTAVAPLETIRTHLMVGSNGNSTTEVFQSIMKHEGWTGLFRGNFVNVIRVAPSKAIELFAFDTANKFLTPKSGEEQKIPVPPSLVAGAFAGVSSTLCTYPLELIKTRLTIQRGVYDNFLDAFVKIVRDEGPTELYRGLTPSLIGVVPYAATNYFAYDTLKKVYKKMFKTNEIGNVPTLLIGSAAGAISSTATFPLEVARKHMQVGAVGGRKVYKNMLHALLSILEDEGVGGLYRGLGPSCMKLVPAAGISFMCYEACKKILIEEEDE